One window of the uncultured Fibrobacter sp. genome contains the following:
- a CDS encoding NADH-quinone oxidoreductase subunit D — protein sequence MSATLPPGFRIQRETNTEEFFINMGPQHPSTHGALRLALRMDGETIVELVPHFGYIHRGMEKQAESMSYLQYIAMSDRQDYLTAIQNNLGVVIALEKGMNVGVPEKGEYIRVMLQELGRIASHLVFYGCFGGDLGGQTCLLFGFKEREMIHDILEEVTGSRLTTNFFRPGGSRYDVPDTFLPRVKAFLDHLEGAMRDYERFLSKNIIVLERSVGIGILSKEDAIAYGCSGPVLRASGVEFDVRRANPYSIYDQLDFDIPVFHNGDCYDRYKIRIAEIHESMKILRQCIDKFPKEGAWRSKEKPVRLPVGRYYSEIETAKGLYATYVVAATTGEKPYRIHTRGPSFPHIAALNKMVQGHKISDLVTIMATLDPVIPEIDR from the coding sequence ATGAGTGCAACACTCCCTCCGGGATTCCGCATCCAGCGCGAAACCAATACCGAAGAATTTTTCATCAACATGGGCCCGCAGCACCCGAGTACCCACGGGGCACTCCGCTTGGCGCTGCGCATGGACGGCGAAACCATCGTGGAGCTTGTGCCGCATTTCGGCTACATCCACCGCGGTATGGAGAAGCAGGCCGAATCCATGAGCTACCTGCAGTACATCGCAATGTCCGACAGGCAGGACTACCTCACAGCCATACAAAATAACTTGGGCGTCGTCATTGCTCTCGAAAAGGGCATGAACGTGGGAGTCCCCGAGAAGGGCGAATACATCCGCGTGATGCTCCAGGAACTGGGCCGCATCGCATCGCACCTCGTGTTCTACGGCTGCTTCGGCGGCGACCTTGGCGGGCAAACCTGCTTGCTGTTCGGTTTCAAGGAACGCGAGATGATTCACGACATTCTCGAAGAAGTCACAGGCTCGCGCCTCACCACGAACTTCTTCAGGCCGGGCGGAAGCCGCTACGACGTGCCCGACACGTTCTTGCCGCGCGTCAAGGCATTCCTCGACCACCTCGAAGGAGCGATGCGCGACTACGAACGCTTCCTCTCCAAGAATATCATCGTGCTGGAACGCAGTGTCGGCATTGGAATCCTGAGCAAAGAAGACGCCATCGCCTATGGTTGCTCCGGCCCCGTGCTCCGCGCCAGTGGCGTCGAGTTCGACGTGCGCCGCGCGAACCCCTACAGCATTTACGACCAGCTCGACTTCGACATTCCGGTGTTCCACAACGGAGACTGCTACGACCGCTACAAAATCCGCATCGCCGAAATCCACGAGTCCATGAAAATCCTGAGGCAATGTATCGACAAGTTCCCGAAGGAAGGCGCGTGGCGCAGCAAGGAAAAACCGGTTCGCCTCCCCGTCGGCCGCTACTACAGCGAAATCGAGACGGCGAAGGGACTTTACGCCACCTACGTCGTGGCAGCGACCACCGGCGAGAAGCCTTACCGCATCCATACCCGCGGTCCGAGTTTCCCGCACATCGCAGCACTCAACAAGATGGTCCAGGGCCACAAGATATCCGACCTCGTGACCATCATGGCAACCCTAGACCCCGTGATTCCCGAAATTGACAGGTAA
- a CDS encoding NADH-quinone oxidoreductase subunit C, giving the protein MDRYREAAKTWAALEEMKDEEMAEARAKFKEEHPDYKSSFKPIRIKKEELPEVPRTPTHKGGLTQSELFAKLRAKFPKVTVHTHSDSPIEEVVAQIPADHPLEVIVDFEDYLPMVEFVKNDPEFKMDFLIDETAIDYDDHFDLVTMLRSMEIGHKLFLCVQLKKDFAIAEEARPTSLLASVPTISNLYPGAEVKEREIYDMFGINFEGHPDQRRIFLDKDFVGYPLRKDFTHPQMIRRPV; this is encoded by the coding sequence ATGGACCGCTACCGCGAAGCCGCCAAGACCTGGGCCGCTCTCGAAGAGATGAAGGACGAGGAAATGGCCGAGGCCCGCGCCAAGTTCAAGGAAGAGCACCCCGACTACAAGAGTTCCTTCAAGCCCATCCGCATCAAGAAGGAAGAACTCCCCGAAGTGCCGCGCACGCCCACGCACAAGGGCGGGCTGACCCAGTCCGAACTTTTTGCCAAGCTCCGTGCGAAGTTCCCGAAAGTTACCGTGCACACGCACAGCGACTCCCCGATTGAAGAAGTCGTGGCGCAGATTCCTGCCGACCATCCGCTCGAAGTCATCGTGGATTTCGAAGACTACTTGCCGATGGTTGAATTCGTGAAGAACGATCCCGAGTTCAAGATGGATTTCTTGATTGACGAGACAGCCATCGACTACGACGACCACTTTGATTTAGTCACGATGCTCAGGAGCATGGAAATCGGGCACAAGTTGTTCCTGTGCGTCCAGCTCAAGAAGGACTTCGCCATTGCCGAAGAAGCCCGCCCCACGTCGCTGCTCGCAAGCGTCCCCACTATCAGCAACCTTTATCCGGGAGCCGAGGTCAAGGAGCGCGAGATTTACGACATGTTCGGCATCAACTTCGAAGGCCACCCCGACCAGCGCCGCATCTTCCTCGACAAGGACTTCGTAGGCTACCCGCTGCGCAAGGACTTTACCCACCCGCAGATGATAAGGAGGCCCGTATGA
- a CDS encoding NADH-quinone oxidoreductase subunit A, whose protein sequence is MSEYIILSIFLFLGAFIAAAATITGLLLGYRTRNTKNKMAPYECGMETIGNARIQFKVGYYLFALLFLVFDIEALFLFPVLANFKEIMAGHTALSPMVVIVDLIVFIAILVSGLAYAWKKGILKWE, encoded by the coding sequence ATGTCTGAATATATAATCCTATCAATCTTCCTCTTCCTGGGTGCGTTCATCGCGGCAGCGGCGACCATCACCGGGCTTTTGCTCGGCTACCGCACCAGGAACACCAAGAACAAGATGGCCCCTTACGAATGCGGCATGGAGACTATCGGCAACGCGAGAATCCAGTTCAAGGTGGGTTACTACTTGTTCGCCCTGCTGTTCCTCGTATTCGACATCGAAGCGCTCTTCTTGTTCCCCGTTCTGGCGAACTTCAAAGAAATTATGGCGGGCCACACCGCACTTTCTCCCATGGTCGTCATCGTCGACCTGATCGTATTCATAGCGATTCTTGTTTCAGGCCTCGCCTACGCCTGGAAAAAAGGAATTCTCAAATGGGAATAA
- a CDS encoding bifunctional (p)ppGpp synthetase/guanosine-3',5'-bis(diphosphate) 3'-pyrophosphohydrolase, whose translation MKQLSLTTNQEHIVDMLIRKNPKLDRGILETAVAFIADAHEGQYRKSGMPYTEHPYEVAKILADLKQDQPTVLAGLLHDVVEDTPHTLKEISEKFGEETAFMVDAVTKITEAQQASKTAQKAETYRKLITAMAKDPRVIMIKIADRIHNMRTMRYMKPEKRRSIAQETLDIYVPLTHRFGLYNLKNELEDLSFKYVNPDEYQKIVDALIENKESREKYIQSVIGPLQIKMALEDFDCTIQGRTKNIYSIHNKMVNRDCQFEDIFDIFAIRIIVDTIPECYLALGYVHNLWTPMQSRFKDYIATPKPNLYQSIHTTVIGPENKMVEVQIRTKDMDLTAEKGFAAHWAYKLETQHEGEELAWLDHMVKLQSEISDSKEYLDFLKVDLKPEGITVFTPKGNSIELPNGSCVLDFAFAIHSELGLHCIGARINDEVVSLDKVIPNGATIQVLKSQNQEPSPEWLDLVKTVKAKQELRRWMRTSIIQQARSLGKEIWTRELRLKKISKQHIPPEEEIKRYFGVQSKEDLFERIGQGELPLADIQRFLSHGDIAPKEVSALRFFPTFNRDRGDDMPLQIGQETSLLIHFADCCAPVPGDDIVGVLRPQIGIEVHKIHCQSLKELPASQQIAVKWSEDTTKPFTAHLTIETDNRKNITLDILQELKNANVFLDRMSVVSAKYSGRIRLVFKAFRKEQVDTIISKIHLISGVREVENA comes from the coding sequence ATGAAACAACTCAGTCTGACAACGAACCAAGAGCATATCGTCGACATGCTCATACGCAAGAATCCCAAGCTGGACCGCGGGATTCTGGAGACTGCAGTGGCCTTCATTGCCGATGCCCATGAGGGCCAGTACCGCAAGAGCGGCATGCCCTACACGGAACACCCGTACGAAGTCGCAAAGATTCTCGCCGACCTGAAGCAGGACCAGCCCACCGTCTTGGCCGGGCTCCTCCACGACGTTGTAGAAGACACCCCGCATACGCTGAAAGAAATCTCGGAAAAATTTGGAGAAGAAACGGCGTTCATGGTGGATGCCGTCACGAAGATTACGGAAGCGCAGCAAGCAAGCAAGACCGCCCAGAAGGCGGAGACCTACCGCAAGCTCATCACTGCCATGGCCAAGGACCCGCGGGTCATCATGATCAAAATCGCGGACCGCATCCACAACATGCGCACCATGCGGTACATGAAGCCCGAGAAGCGCCGCTCTATTGCCCAGGAAACACTCGATATCTACGTCCCGCTCACCCACAGGTTCGGCCTCTACAACCTGAAGAACGAGCTGGAAGACCTCTCGTTCAAGTACGTGAACCCAGACGAATACCAGAAAATCGTCGACGCACTCATCGAGAACAAGGAAAGCCGCGAAAAATATATCCAGTCCGTTATCGGGCCTCTGCAAATCAAGATGGCCCTGGAAGATTTTGACTGCACCATCCAAGGGCGCACCAAGAACATTTACAGCATCCATAACAAGATGGTGAACCGCGACTGCCAATTCGAAGATATCTTCGACATCTTCGCCATCCGCATCATCGTCGACACCATCCCGGAATGCTACCTGGCCCTGGGTTACGTCCACAACCTCTGGACGCCCATGCAGAGCCGCTTCAAGGACTATATCGCCACCCCGAAGCCTAACCTGTACCAGAGCATCCACACCACGGTCATCGGTCCCGAGAACAAGATGGTCGAGGTGCAAATCCGTACCAAGGACATGGACCTCACCGCCGAGAAGGGATTCGCCGCGCACTGGGCCTACAAGCTGGAAACGCAGCACGAAGGCGAAGAACTCGCCTGGCTCGACCACATGGTGAAGTTGCAGTCGGAAATTTCGGACAGCAAGGAATACCTGGACTTCTTGAAGGTGGACCTGAAGCCGGAAGGCATCACCGTGTTCACGCCCAAAGGCAACTCCATCGAATTGCCGAACGGTTCGTGCGTACTCGACTTCGCGTTCGCCATCCACAGCGAGCTCGGGTTGCACTGTATCGGCGCCCGTATCAACGACGAGGTGGTGAGCCTCGACAAAGTTATCCCGAACGGAGCCACCATCCAGGTGCTCAAGAGCCAGAACCAGGAGCCCAGCCCGGAATGGCTTGACCTGGTGAAAACGGTCAAGGCCAAGCAGGAACTCCGCCGCTGGATGCGCACAAGCATTATCCAGCAGGCCCGCAGCCTGGGCAAGGAAATCTGGACCCGCGAACTCCGCCTCAAGAAAATCAGCAAGCAGCATATCCCGCCCGAAGAAGAAATCAAGCGCTACTTCGGTGTCCAGTCCAAAGAAGACCTCTTCGAGCGCATCGGCCAGGGCGAACTCCCTCTTGCCGACATCCAGCGCTTCTTGAGCCATGGCGACATCGCTCCCAAGGAAGTCAGCGCGCTGCGATTCTTCCCGACGTTTAACCGGGACCGCGGCGACGACATGCCCCTGCAGATTGGGCAGGAAACGAGTTTGCTCATCCACTTTGCCGATTGCTGCGCTCCGGTCCCTGGCGACGATATCGTCGGCGTCCTCCGTCCGCAGATAGGCATCGAGGTCCACAAAATCCACTGCCAGTCGCTCAAGGAACTGCCGGCCAGCCAGCAAATCGCCGTAAAATGGAGCGAAGACACCACAAAACCGTTCACGGCGCACCTCACCATCGAGACAGACAACCGAAAGAATATTACCTTGGATATATTGCAGGAACTCAAGAACGCAAACGTATTCCTAGACAGGATGTCGGTCGTCAGTGCCAAGTATTCCGGAAGGATACGCCTCGTGTTCAAGGCATTCCGCAAGGAACAGGTCGATACGATCATCAGCAAGATTCACCTGATTTCAGGCGTAAGAGAGGTTGAGAACGCATGA
- a CDS encoding tyrosine recombinase, with protein sequence MSLNSNRMDAYLAFLGVERNLSPATIQSYQEDLRHFIEWLDESSLDLKDLTPEKLDEFLTFTAGQEEYSPTSIARHFSSLRGFLKYMQKEGEYDYSTESMLERPKLGHYLPQYLTREEIDSVFESAANGKNPLRDTALFELMYSAGLRISETLGIKLSHLDLENEWLTPIGKGNKQRLVPLGSKAKENLRAWIEDGRPLTHPTTDNIILNSHGKPMTRMGAWKIVQQHTAHLSKQVSPHTFRHSFATHCLEAGMDLRVLQELLGHADISTTQIYTHIDKEFIKQEHRMFHPRELGGK encoded by the coding sequence ATGAGCCTCAATTCGAACCGCATGGACGCCTACCTGGCCTTCTTGGGAGTGGAGCGGAACCTTTCGCCTGCCACCATCCAGAGCTATCAGGAAGATTTGAGGCATTTTATCGAATGGCTCGACGAATCCAGTTTGGACTTGAAGGATTTGACCCCGGAAAAACTGGACGAATTCCTGACGTTCACCGCCGGGCAGGAGGAATACTCCCCCACATCCATCGCGCGACACTTTTCGAGCCTGCGCGGGTTCCTCAAGTACATGCAGAAGGAAGGCGAGTACGACTACAGCACCGAATCGATGCTCGAACGCCCCAAGCTGGGCCATTATTTGCCCCAGTACCTCACCCGCGAAGAAATCGACAGCGTATTCGAGAGTGCGGCAAACGGCAAGAACCCGCTCCGCGACACGGCCCTGTTTGAACTCATGTACAGCGCGGGACTCCGCATATCGGAGACCTTGGGAATCAAGCTCTCGCACCTGGACCTAGAAAACGAATGGCTCACCCCCATCGGCAAAGGCAACAAGCAACGCCTGGTACCGCTCGGCAGCAAGGCGAAAGAAAATCTGCGCGCCTGGATAGAAGATGGACGCCCCCTCACCCACCCGACAACAGACAACATAATTTTAAATTCCCATGGCAAACCGATGACCCGCATGGGTGCCTGGAAAATCGTGCAACAACACACGGCACACCTTTCCAAACAAGTTTCGCCGCACACCTTCCGGCACAGTTTTGCCACGCACTGCCTAGAGGCGGGCATGGACCTGCGCGTCCTGCAGGAACTGCTGGGCCATGCAGACATCAGCACCACGCAAATTTATACACACATCGACAAGGAATTCATCAAGCAGGAACACAGAATGTTCCACCCGCGGGAATTGGGCGGAAAATAA
- a CDS encoding FISUMP domain-containing protein: MRIAPYLALVLPFFLLCCSGESSTDAKSDDEEMSSSSSVSSDSESDSSSSKKNSSDSKKKSSSSSEEPDDDSDPEDDSSSSKKSSSSKKSSSSGNYVVDPSSVVKGKFTNKRDGKTYKTVTIGEQTWMAENLNYKTESGSECYDSTDTDCKKYGRKYTWTTIMDTLSNGCSLSNICDTLVQGICPDGWRIPTRSDWATLFSNTGGRKFSDYKYSDGARNLMSKDNCFAKVDLCGTDAYGFSVNTDFYFWTPYNTRNSGKLYTGIAMAETERTTPFNVTYVSTSEDKLKDSRVAQLRCIKGDAPTPWPDLNDKASVKSNDETCKDSAWAPKVKPCNVDGKDKCEYGDVGGKKSVKIGNQEWVKTPVKIESWTEYYCPFGWHTPDEEDWAELFESIGGKCFAGIMLKSKTGWNYRNGLNAYGLNIQSAQDVMIDGITFLQSSDAAYSDRTLRESTAQQYYCVKSRSAPDMTDSLLNPSFNYGKFTDPRDGQTYKTTVIGPQKWMSQNLNYETENSFCYQDHRYSDYCSTFGRYYTFDEAKTACPDGWHLPSKADFDTLVYFGGLDTKAEHLLSNYYGGKDEFGFSMPLSGYARNDSSFYGFFDRSAIGVNRSGSENYWSSDIKKDSMAYTLTSSKSESILKDTLYVGSTSIAYYLNVRCVNDTAVAYGYTGEYGTLTDDRDGQEYKTVEMNGVTWMAESLRYEAADSAKSYCYMDSCAKYGRYYRYPLVSDSTEALCPSGWHVPTLGDWDDLLDFVGDSAGIDLKAVYGWEYINSVGKTITKNHGMDKYGFGIVPNGCYTQADVFSYGRQNQQTLSIDQEACLAVHNPADTVMYYYSTGQGKPKAITKEISQYRRHFTAIRCVKD, translated from the coding sequence ATGAGAATAGCACCTTACCTCGCATTGGTTCTTCCGTTTTTCCTCCTATGCTGTAGCGGTGAAAGCTCCACCGACGCAAAATCCGACGACGAGGAAATGTCTTCCAGTTCCTCCGTCTCGTCCGATTCGGAAAGCGACTCTTCGTCGAGCAAGAAAAACTCATCCGACTCAAAGAAAAAGTCGTCTTCGAGCAGCGAGGAACCGGATGATGATTCTGATCCTGAAGACGATTCCTCTTCGAGCAAGAAATCGAGCAGCAGCAAGAAGTCTAGCAGCTCCGGCAACTATGTAGTTGACCCCTCCTCCGTCGTCAAGGGGAAATTCACCAACAAGCGCGACGGCAAGACCTACAAGACCGTCACGATCGGCGAACAGACTTGGATGGCCGAGAACCTGAACTACAAAACGGAATCTGGCAGCGAATGCTATGACTCCACCGATACCGACTGCAAAAAGTACGGGAGAAAGTACACCTGGACAACTATAATGGACACCCTTTCGAATGGTTGCTCCCTTTCTAACATTTGCGATACGCTAGTCCAGGGAATATGCCCTGACGGATGGAGAATCCCGACAAGAAGTGACTGGGCGACCCTGTTCTCGAACACGGGAGGCCGCAAGTTCTCTGACTACAAGTATTCCGACGGCGCCAGGAACCTGATGAGCAAGGACAACTGTTTCGCCAAGGTCGACCTCTGCGGAACCGATGCCTACGGATTTTCGGTCAATACCGATTTTTATTTCTGGACACCGTACAATACCCGCAACTCAGGGAAATTGTACACGGGCATAGCCATGGCAGAAACCGAACGCACCACTCCGTTCAACGTCACCTATGTCAGTACTTCGGAGGATAAGCTTAAAGATTCCAGGGTCGCGCAACTGCGCTGCATCAAGGGTGACGCCCCCACCCCATGGCCCGACTTGAACGACAAGGCCTCGGTGAAATCCAACGACGAAACCTGCAAGGATTCCGCATGGGCTCCCAAGGTCAAGCCGTGCAATGTCGACGGCAAGGACAAATGCGAATACGGCGATGTCGGCGGGAAGAAATCCGTCAAGATCGGGAACCAAGAATGGGTCAAGACGCCCGTCAAGATAGAATCCTGGACGGAATACTATTGCCCCTTCGGCTGGCACACCCCCGATGAGGAAGATTGGGCGGAACTTTTCGAGAGCATCGGAGGCAAGTGCTTCGCGGGAATCATGCTCAAGTCCAAGACCGGCTGGAATTACAGAAACGGCCTCAACGCATACGGCTTGAACATCCAATCCGCTCAAGACGTCATGATAGACGGAATCACGTTCCTCCAGTCTTCCGACGCGGCATATTCCGACAGGACCCTCCGCGAAAGCACCGCCCAGCAGTACTATTGCGTCAAGAGCCGCTCCGCCCCCGACATGACGGACTCGCTTTTGAATCCCTCCTTCAATTACGGCAAGTTCACCGACCCGCGCGACGGCCAGACCTACAAGACCACTGTTATCGGCCCGCAGAAGTGGATGTCGCAGAACTTGAACTACGAAACGGAAAACAGCTTCTGTTACCAGGACCACCGTTATTCCGACTATTGCAGCACCTTCGGGCGGTACTATACCTTCGACGAGGCAAAGACCGCATGCCCCGACGGATGGCACCTGCCGTCGAAGGCCGACTTCGACACGCTTGTCTATTTCGGGGGGCTCGATACCAAGGCCGAGCACCTGCTTTCCAATTATTATGGCGGGAAAGACGAATTTGGATTCTCGATGCCCCTGTCCGGATACGCAAGGAACGATTCCTCGTTCTACGGTTTCTTCGACCGCAGTGCCATAGGTGTCAATCGTAGCGGAAGTGAAAACTATTGGAGCAGCGACATTAAGAAGGACAGCATGGCATACACCCTCACCTCTTCCAAAAGCGAAAGCATCCTTAAAGATACCCTGTATGTCGGGTCTACCTCGATAGCCTATTACCTCAATGTCCGCTGCGTCAACGACACCGCCGTCGCCTACGGCTACACCGGCGAATACGGGACACTGACCGACGACCGCGACGGGCAGGAATACAAGACCGTCGAGATGAACGGAGTCACCTGGATGGCAGAAAGCCTGCGCTACGAGGCTGCCGATTCCGCAAAAAGCTATTGTTACATGGATTCCTGCGCCAAGTACGGGCGCTACTATAGGTACCCCTTGGTCTCTGACTCCACCGAGGCCCTTTGCCCTAGCGGATGGCACGTGCCGACCCTAGGCGACTGGGACGACCTGCTGGACTTTGTCGGCGATTCCGCGGGCATCGACCTTAAAGCCGTTTACGGATGGGAATACATCAATTCTGTAGGAAAAACAATAACCAAAAATCACGGCATGGACAAGTACGGCTTCGGGATCGTTCCTAACGGTTGCTACACGCAAGCCGATGTCTTCAGCTACGGCAGGCAAAATCAGCAGACCCTGTCTATCGACCAGGAGGCGTGCCTCGCCGTTCACAACCCTGCAGATACGGTCATGTATTATTATTCTACAGGCCAAGGTAAACCCAAGGCGATTACCAAGGAAATTTCGCAGTACCGCAGGCACTTCACGGCAATCCGCTGCGTCAAGGACTAA
- a CDS encoding outer membrane beta-barrel protein, whose translation MNKKIILAVSSLFCLATFAVAQDTPQEAPAVEAAPVAAPAAEAAPVAAPAPVPAPAATEQPAPAPVVAPAPNEPTAAPAAEQAAQNGESVPVIFYYANTTEAQQPTQPQPVVMPQPQPVAVAPVQQAPAPAPAPAPRVHPRQTMHYGIQASIGTSEFEGEDNDDLDEGLTWNGGAFVTIPISEYIFSFEIGSQFIYRKESNSFSQTNRTTYEREARKDKIVAYSLGFPLQMNINATRSGVVNFFIGTEIEVPLYNNLQISINGNKRVDQDLHEDHCAPMSWDFIMGMGVNATSHFGIYTRMNIGISDIYDDLYIRDDGKDEYWSFRAVDLSIGLKLFI comes from the coding sequence ATGAATAAAAAAATTATCCTTGCCGTTTCTTCGCTTTTCTGCCTTGCAACCTTTGCCGTCGCTCAAGACACTCCCCAAGAAGCACCCGCTGTAGAAGCCGCCCCTGTTGCAGCTCCCGCTGCAGAAGCAGCTCCTGTCGCAGCACCCGCTCCCGTTCCAGCACCAGCCGCAACCGAACAACCGGCACCCGCTCCCGTTGTAGCTCCAGCACCAAACGAGCCCACGGCAGCGCCCGCAGCGGAACAAGCCGCACAAAACGGCGAATCGGTCCCCGTAATTTTCTACTATGCCAACACAACTGAAGCCCAACAGCCGACTCAGCCTCAACCGGTCGTAATGCCGCAGCCGCAGCCCGTCGCAGTAGCGCCGGTCCAGCAGGCTCCGGCTCCAGCACCTGCACCGGCACCGAGGGTCCATCCCAGGCAGACCATGCACTACGGTATCCAGGCATCCATCGGTACCAGCGAATTCGAAGGCGAAGACAACGACGACCTCGACGAAGGCCTGACTTGGAACGGTGGCGCATTCGTGACCATTCCCATAAGCGAATATATCTTCAGCTTCGAAATCGGTTCCCAGTTCATCTATAGAAAAGAATCCAATTCCTTCTCGCAGACAAACCGGACTACATACGAAAGGGAAGCGCGTAAAGACAAGATCGTAGCTTATTCGCTCGGTTTCCCTCTCCAGATGAACATCAATGCCACCCGTTCTGGCGTTGTCAACTTCTTCATCGGTACCGAAATCGAAGTTCCCCTGTACAACAACCTCCAGATTTCCATCAACGGAAATAAGCGAGTAGACCAGGACCTCCACGAAGACCACTGCGCACCGATGTCTTGGGACTTCATCATGGGTATGGGCGTCAATGCAACCAGCCACTTCGGCATTTACACGCGCATGAACATCGGTATTTCCGATATCTATGACGATCTGTACATCCGTGACGATGGCAAGGACGAATACTGGAGCTTCAGGGCAGTTGACCTGTCCATCGGCCTGAAATTGTTCATCTAA
- a CDS encoding sugar phosphate nucleotidyltransferase, which yields MKIILPVAGNGIRLRPYTEDLPKCLLPVAGKTIIDWIVEDSLSLNPSETFFITGYKAEKMDEYLQGKPEWGKVRTVRQENPQGLGEAISLALPFVDDEEPLLIILGDTLFEADLSILANAEENILYTYKVEDPSRFGVAVTSSDGQIERLVEKPQEFVSDEAIVGIYYIKNVKALKDSLKYLMDNNIRTKNEFQLTDALERMIEQGYKFKTAPVFRWLDCGLMETLLHTNAHMLSRNDNSAEFVAKGMKVVSPCYIGKNVKIYGCKIGPYVTIGDDCELSGVEISNSVVWSGVKITNGKICNSIVHK from the coding sequence ATGAAAATTATTTTGCCAGTCGCTGGTAATGGCATAAGACTCCGTCCCTATACTGAGGATCTTCCGAAGTGTTTGTTGCCTGTGGCGGGAAAGACTATTATTGATTGGATTGTCGAAGATTCTTTGAGCTTGAACCCTTCTGAAACGTTTTTCATCACGGGTTACAAAGCCGAGAAAATGGATGAATATTTACAGGGCAAGCCGGAATGGGGTAAAGTTCGTACTGTCCGTCAGGAAAATCCGCAGGGTTTGGGCGAGGCGATAAGCCTTGCGCTGCCGTTTGTGGACGACGAAGAACCGCTGCTGATTATCTTGGGGGATACGCTTTTTGAAGCCGACCTTTCCATTCTTGCAAATGCCGAAGAAAATATCCTTTATACTTACAAGGTCGAGGATCCGTCGCGTTTTGGTGTTGCTGTGACATCTTCTGATGGTCAAATTGAACGTCTTGTAGAAAAACCGCAAGAATTCGTGAGTGACGAGGCTATTGTCGGCATCTACTACATCAAGAACGTGAAGGCGTTGAAAGATTCTCTTAAATATTTGATGGACAACAATATACGTACCAAGAACGAATTCCAGCTGACCGATGCGCTCGAAAGAATGATCGAACAGGGGTATAAGTTCAAGACGGCTCCTGTGTTCCGCTGGTTGGATTGCGGCTTGATGGAAACGTTATTGCATACGAATGCGCACATGCTCAGCCGTAATGACAATAGCGCCGAGTTCGTTGCCAAGGGAATGAAGGTCGTTTCTCCGTGCTATATTGGCAAGAATGTCAAGATTTACGGCTGCAAGATTGGCCCGTATGTTACCATTGGGGACGATTGCGAACTTTCGGGTGTCGAAATCAGCAATTCTGTCGTCTGGAGCGGTGTAAAGATTACGAACGGTAAAATCTGCAATTCTATTGTTCATAAATAA